The window TTGAGAAAGTACAATCATCAACTGCCGTAATCTTAACGTCACCTACTGCATATTCTTTTTTAATATTTTCAAACTTTATAAGCGCCATTCTCTGCCTCCGATTTATTAAACACTGTGTTGACAATCCAACTTAGATATATTATATTGACAGTGTGAAACTAATACAACAATCAGAATTTTAATAAATGTAAGTTACCCAACAAATACTAAAAAAATGTTTAGTATTTAGCAAAACTAATTTTTGGTACGGGGAGGCACTTATGGAAACAAAGAATTCGGACCGCCGTGTAAAATACACCAAGATGGTTATTAAAGACAGTTTTGTAAAGTTTTTAAAAGAAAAACCTTTATCAAAAATTACAGTTAAAGAAATCTGTGAAGATGCGGATATTAACCGAGCAACTTTTTACGCACATTATACTGACCAGTATGATTTACTTCAACAAATTGAAAATGAAATTATTGGCGATATTAATCTATACTTAAATGAATACAATTTTGAAGAAACCAATTTAATTGACGTTAGAATTATAGAGAGAATTCTTGATTATATTGCTGATAACGCCGAACTTTTTGACCTTTTGCTCAATTTAAACGGGGATATGAAGTTTCAGCAAGAATTCATTATTATTATAGGGCAGCAGCATTTTCTTCCTATTCTCGGAAGCAACTCAGTAAATAAAGATGATGCAGAATATTTATTCCACTTTTTAGCCTCAGGTGCTGTGGGCGTCATTCAAATGTGGCTCAAAAGCGGAATGAAAAAATCAGCCAGAGATATATCAGAATTAATACTAAAAACCTCAAATAACGGCAGGACAGCTTATATGCCGCAATAAAAAAGTGGCCCTTGCAAAACAAAATCAGTTTTGCAAGAGCCACTTTTCATGTATATAAAATATTAGTCATCTTCGGCAGGAATGTTATCGACAGTAATTTTTTGAGTCTTTGTGATGTCACCGCAAGTTACAGTGATAGTAGCTGTTCCTGCACCAACGGATTTAATAAGGCAAAAGCCTTCCTCATCAGGTTGTGAAACTGTAACAACCTTAGTGTCTGATGAAGTAACAGTAATGGTTCCCGGTGCGTTAGAAGGATATTTTGATATATATAACTTAACCGGAGCATCACCTACATACAATTCTGTTTCATCAAAATCGCATTCGAGATCTTCCAATACAACCTCTTTAACAGTTACCTTACAGGTTCCAACCAGCTTGTTTTTATCAGGAGTAGATGTATTTTCATATATTGTTATATTTGTAGTTCCTACTTTTAATCCTTTTAAATAAACGGTTTTCTCCTCACTATACGTGTCAACAATTTTTTCGTCTTGAGAAACAAACAGGTAATTAACATCTGACCTATAATAATTCATAAGATCAAATGCCCACATTCTGGAGCCTAAATCTACTGATGTGTCACCTGCCATTGTTGCTTTTTTTACAGTATACTTAATTGTACCAACTGTTCTGGTAACTTTATTATAGGTTTCTTTAACAGTTACGGTATAAGTTCCGGGTGCTTTTGCAGTAAAAGTGCGTGCAATGAAATTCATATCATCAAATTTACTCAAAATTTCTTTCATGGAAAAATTCTTATTATTTGAAACGTATGTATATGTTGCATTATTATTACGGTAAGAGAAATCAACAGGCTCACTGGAAGAACTTGTTCCCATTGGTATATTAGGTATAAAATCCTGTGATACAGTTGAACTCTTTACTGTAACAGTACAAGTTCCGACTTTTGTTGTTTTACCGTTTAATTTCTGATTACAAGTAATAATAGCACTTCCTGCCTTTACTCCTGTCAAATATGCAGTAGTTCCACTTGCTGCTACTTTTACTATATTATTGTTATTTGACGTAAAGCTATAAGTGGCTTTTTTTACCGGATTTGATACAACGAAAGTATACTTAGCATCTTTAGAATAAAAATCAATACTACTAACAAAACTTCCTGCCCCAATAGTCATTTTACTTGGAATTGACGTCTTTGCAGCAGCATTTGCTGCATTTGTTGCTAAACCTGCAGGCAGAATCATGGTCATAACCAACATCATACAAATAAAAATTCTTGCAATTCTGTTTCTTTTCAATTGGTACATAGGTTTAAACCTCCATATATTTTTTTGTATTGCAACATTACAGGAATTTATTACCTTTCTAACTTTATTTTACTACAATTATATCATAATTCTGCCTTTTTTCATCACTTTTTCCTATTTTAATCGCAATTTACCATGGTGTCGTAGAAGTTAGTATAATCCTCTCTTTTACTGTCTAAAAAAGCGATTGCTTCACGGGGATGCTTATTCATAAGCCCTGTAAGCATATATGCCACATCAAATCCCCAATTATTTTGCTTTTTTATTGCAGGTATATGCTTTTCAATGCATTCAATAATCGGTCTTAAATCATATTTTGGGTTCTTTAAAAATCCCAGAATCAACTCTATAGGACAGTTTCCGGCACCTCTGCCCAATCCCGCTATTGTTGCATCCACAAATTCAGCCCCATGGCCAATGGCTTCAATAGTATTGGAATAGGCTAACTGTTGGTTGTTATGACAATGTATACCTACTTTTTTTCTATCTGCTTTTGCATACTGCATATATTTATTTACCAGTTTATGTATGTCATTTGAGTAAAGAGAACCAAAGCTGTCAACAATGTAAATAACCTCTGCTTCTGATTTTGATAACTGCTCCAGAGTACTATTCAATATACTTTCGGTAAGTAGTGAAACTGCCATAATATTGATAGTAGTTTCATATCCTTTGTCATGAGCATCCTTTATCATATCAATAGCTGTGGGTACTTGATGCGCGTAAGTTGCTACACGTACCATGTCAATTACACTATCAGTTTTTCTTAATATATCAGTGTGATAATCTGTTCGTTCTGCATCAGCCATTACAGAGATCTTTAATCCTGTATTGTTGTCTCCTACTATCCTGCGTATATCGTTTTCATCACAAAACTTCCAAGGGCCATACTGATTACCTGTAAATATTTTTTTATCTGACTTGTATCCTACTTCCATATAATCTATATGTGAACCAACACATGTGTCATATACAGCTCTTACAAAACCATCCTCAAAACTAAAATTGTTAATCAGTCCGCCATCTCTTATGGTACAATCCAATATTTTTACATTGTTATTGTATGACATGATATTACTTCGCCCCTCTCTACTATCTTTAGTAAACAGATTTTTGTATAGAGTATACTGCATTTATCTATAGCTTAAAATTATACATTAAATCCTCATTTAAATCCATATATTGTATAATTTTTTATTTATATCCAGTAGAAAATATGGTATAAAACTAAATTTCTTGTTTTTTCCGTCTGAAATTTATGAAAAACAGAACTAATGAAACCAACGAAACTATTAAGATAAATGTAATTGAAATGTATGAACTGATTTCATTTCCATTCCAGTCAAGAACCACTCCAAAATCATGGGTATAACTTTCACGCACTGATACAGGTGCATTCTTAAAGCACAAATCAATGGATTCTTGCATAAGTACCCGTCTGAAAAGTGAAGCAACATGGCCAAATGGCAGGCACTTTAATACACTTTGAATTGTTTCAGGCAATGCTCCCATTGGTACATAAAGGCCATTAATAAAACCTATTACTGTTCCTATTATCAGACTGGCTGAGGAATATGCACTGTTTGTTGAAAAAAAGGAAACCAAAAAACCCATAAATGCAGCATTCATCATAGCTGACAGGCAAATCAATCCAAGGCATTTTAGAATCATTCCGATGCCGAATAAGTACCCTGTTCCAAAATAAATGTAAGCGCCATAAACTACAAATGATATAACACTTATAATAGCTCCCACTGCAAAGGAAGTTATTACACAAGAAATCGGATATGTCATTGCTGATAGCGGTGAACTTTTAAAGTCCATAACAATTCTGTTCGCCCTGTCATTTACCATCGTGCCTAATGCGCCCAGTGTACTAGTCACTGTGGTTATGGACAATAATCCTGCTAAAATCCAGCTGTTTATAAGGTACGACAAATCATCGCCCTTCAGCATACCATTTGTTTGTTGATTAACAGAGTCCACTTGCATTTTTGCTAAAAATAAAATATATAATGCAATGACTATTAATACTGACAGCAAAGAAAAGAATACTGATGTTCTGTCACGAAAATACAGGCTAGAATTACGGTAAATTAGTTTTTTTAGCATTTGCCTTCCTCCTGACCTTCTCCAATTACATTTAAAAATACATCATCCATATTGCCATGTATCGCTTCAAATGATGTAATGGAGCCTTTTAAATCAGACAATATACTAATTGCCTTCTCCGAAGTTTCTATATTTATTTCAAGTATATTTTTATTATTAATATAAGCAATCTTCTTTTCGTTTAAATAATTTATAACGATTTCTTTAGGCTCGTAAATCTTGAGCAAATCACCCGTGTACTTCTCTTTCAATTGATTTGGAGTACCTTCAGCTACTATTTTACCTTTGTTAATAATTGTAATTATATCTGCATTTGCTGCCTCTTCCATGTAGTGTGTAGTCAGAAAAACGGTCATTTCAAAGCGCTTCTGCATTTCACTGATTGTATTCCATATTGATGCTCTGGTTTTAGGGTCAAGGCCTGTTGTCGGTTCATCTAAAAAGAGTATCTTAGGTTGATTTATTAGTGCACGAGCAATATCAGCCCTTCTTCTTTGTCCTCCCGATAGCTTGCCATACCTGCGATTAAGAAACTCTCCGCATTCAGTTATTTTTGAAGCCTCACTTATTCTTTTCTTTAAATCGGAGCTGCTTAAACCATAAAATGACCCTCTGACAGATAAATTCTCTCTTACAGTGAGTAAATCATCTAAAACATTGTTTTGAAATACAACTCCAATATCTTTTCTAATTTTTTGGTCATCCTTGCCCAGTTCCCATTCATTTATCACAACACTGCCCGAATTCTTGGTTATAAGTGTGGATAATATATCTATTGTTGTGGATTTACCTGCCCCGTTTGTACCCAGAAATGCAAACAAACTTCCTTTTTCAACTTCAAAGGATACATTTTTTACTGCTTCAATTGAACCGTAATTTTTTGCTAAATTATTTACTGTAATTATTTTTGCCATTAACTAAATTACCCCTGTCCAGTCCACGGTATAATGAGACTTCTTATTAGAAAAGACCATAGACTTAAAAATAGAATTATTATGTAAGATTTAGTAATATTTAATTATATAAACACTTTTTGTATATTGTAAAGAATTATTGACAAACAAACAGATTGATTTGTATTATTTGAATGAAAAATCGACTTTGCCTAATGAATGTTCATTTTCAAATATTTCAAGTGTATACTTTTCTCCCTGTACAAACTTAGGAAATTCAAAATAAACCCGGTAAGCTTTGAACATAAAAAAGTCAGGTCCTGCAAATATATTGAAATCTTTTTGCATTGTTTTATGGGATTCTGAAGTTAAAACAGCTTTTGCTCTGAACATATCGTCAGTTTGTTTCTTTATCATTGCAAAATGAAGCTGATGCGTATTTTCAAAATAAACCGGTTCACTTATCCGGATTCCATCTTCCCTTTTACTTAGTATTGTGCCTTTGAGCTTTGACTCTGGGGTGAATGCATTTGTTTTCGTGTAAATAGCATGGCATGAGTTGTAGAAATTAAATCTGACGTTAAAAAACTGTAGCCAAACAAGCCAGTTCCGATTATAGATATAAATATTACTGATATTAGGATAAGTAATCTCTTTTTCATATAAGATACCTCTTTAAGGCTATTACATTTTCTATAATTATACCATTAAATAGCTATTTAAGAAAATTCAGGAATTGATTATCATACTGAATATGTGATAACAATTCCTGATAGGCTTATACATTTACTTTTATGTTGCAAAATCAATGACCTTTATAGTTTTAGCCTTCCCCTGAACAGGATATGATTCCATCACCTCGCCTTTAAAAACTACTTCTACCCTCATGCCTTCCTTCAATTCACTTGCAGATATTTTTGTACTCTTATCTATGCTAACTGTTGCTTTATCATGTATGGTGTCGCCTTCAACCTTTCCCTCTACAAAAATACCAGTTACTTTTTTGTTATCATCCGTCAAGACCTTGGTAATTAGCCCCCGAATCCCTATCTTTTCTTCATTTTTATTATTGGATGTTTTCATGCACCCCATCATATTGAGCATTAACACAGTTGCAAGTACAATGATTAGTATTTTCTTCATATTGAGGCCGCCTCCTTTGTTTATACTCTATTTGACGTAAGAGGCATTTACAAGTTCCATGGCTACGTAATCTCATTCTTTGGAGACATTACTTTTTTAAAACAGGTATCCATATTTCACTTTTAAAAGTAGGTGAAGTAACATCTTTATGCTCATTCCACAAAATTTCCGGTCCTTCTGCCTGTTCATAGTTTGAGGCTGGAAACCATTCCGAATAGATTCGTCCCCAAACATTTTGCAAGGCATCCGGAAATGTTCCAACCGCTTCGAATACTGCCCAGGTAGAGGCTTTAACCTCAATCTTTGCCAGATTTTCCGGACATTCTTGCGTTGTGGCTACACCGATATAATGATCAAGTTCACCCTTTTCTTCCATTCTACCTTCTGAAAAGTTTACAGATGCGCTAATAAGTCCTAAGGGCTCGACATTTGACAGCTCTTTAAGTTTAGTAATAATTTCCTCGTTTAGACTTTGCCACATTGCAGCAATCTCAGGATTAACTCCACTAAAAACGATTGGTACCCTTTTTTTAATACCTATGATGTGAAACGCCTCTTTTTCTACAATTCGATAGTTCATTTCATTTCCCCCTTTAATTGATAATTGGAAAGTCATTCTTGGATAGGCTTTTAAGGATTTGCCATTATGTCTCGCTTCTGACGGTGTTATCCCATGCAAGCCTTGAAACGCTCTCGTAAAAGAATCAGGTGAGCTGTATCCATATTTAACTGCCAAATCGATGATCCTGATGTTGCTGTTGTTAAGTTCAAAGGCTGCGACTGTAAGACGTCTGCGGCGAATATATTCCGATAGTGAAATACCAGATAAAAAAGAAAACATTCTTTGAAAATGGTACTCCGAGCAAAAGGCCAATCTTGCCACTTCCTTAAGATCAATTTCATTATCAAGATTTTCTTCAATATAGTTCAATGCGTCATTCATTCTCTTTAACGAATCCATTTGTGACCTCCTTTCATCAATAGGATAGCAAAATTCAAGTAAACCTATCCGACATTCCCCGTACGCTTTATGTAGGATTTTCTTAATGATATAAGCAACATCATTGGCCTGCGGAATTCATCCGACATTTCAGGGATACTGTTCAGTAAATATTCTGCCGGTTTGGACTCAACAAGTCCTGTTATTTCATTTTATTCCTCTATAACAATCGACTTAAGCTTATTAATATCATCACTGCAAAGATTAGGAATATTTTCTGTTATCTTCTCGACACTCCAATTCCACCACTTTATTTGTTGCAAATACTCTATGACTTCATCGTCAAACCTCTTTTTTATAATCTTAGCCGGATTCCCTCCCACAATACTATAAGGCGGCACATCCTTCGTAACTACTGATTTTGCAGCTATTATCGCACCATCACCGATTTTTATTCCAGGCATGATAACAGTTTCATACCCAATCCAAACATCGTTTCCAATTACGGTATCACCCTTAAAGGGTAAATCCTTTAATTTAGGAATCCCTGCTTCCCAACCATTTTGAAAGATACCGAAAGGATATGTTGTAAATGCCTTCATTTTATGATTTGCACCATTCATTATAAACTTTACATCAGAAGCAATAGCGCAAAATTTTCCAATGAGAAGTTTATCTCCTAAGAAGTCATAGTGATACAACACATTTTTCTCAAATTTTTCAGGATTGTTGTCGTTATCATCGTAGTAGGTGTACTCTCCTACTACGATATTCGGATTCTTTATTATATTCTTCAAAAAAGCAATTCTGGTAAATTCCTCCTTAGGATAAACAGTATCCGGGCTCGGTCCGTATTTCTTTTCTTCTGTCATTAGAATTATTACCTTCCTTAAAAAATCTCCCTATTTTTATTATGAGTATAATAATATTATTTATGATAATATAGAAAGTAATCTTTCACAACCTGATCCATGCTATACTTTAATAATGGTAGGTATATAAAAGGAGACCCCTATGGATATTCAAGCCTTAAAAGATAAGCTTAATTCTAAAGAATATGATTTTTTAAGAAAAGACTCTCATCTGGGAGATAATATACTAATTCTCACAACCGGTGGGTCTATCGCCTATGGAACCAATGTAGATACAAGCGATATTGATATCAGGGGCGTTACTTTGGAAAACAAGCAGGATATTATGGGTTTGTCTGACTTTGAGCAATTTGAAGACAAATCAACCGATACGGTTATATACGGCCTTAAAAAATTCATCTTACTTTGTATAAATTGCAATCCCAATGTACTGGAGATTCTTGGAACAAAACAAGAACATCTCCTTGTCATTTCAAAAGAAGGGGAGTTGCTTAGAGACAATGTTGAATTATTTCTATCAAAAAGAGCTATACAAAGTTTTGGCAGCTATGCCACAGCCCAATTAAGAAGGCTGCAAAATGCTTTAGCAAGGGATAATTATCCCCACTCTGAAAAGGAGCAGCATATCTTAAATAGTATTCTGTCGCAAATGGAACATTTGCAAAGATCTTATAAAAGTTTTACTAACAAGGAAATAAGTTTATATATAGATAAATCTGACAGACAAGATATGGATACGGAGATATTTATAGATGTAAACTTAAAGCATTATCCCCTCCGGGACTTTAAAAATATTTATTCCGATATGAACAATATAGTTAAGGATTATTCCAAGCTGAATCACAGAAACAGCAAAAAGGATGAACTTCATCTGAACAAACATGCTATGCATCTGATTCGCCTTCTGGTAACAGGCACAGAAATCCTTAAAGGAAAAGGTGTAACTACGTATAGAGAAAAAGAAAGAGCATTTTTTCTTGATATACGCAGTGGAAAATATAGTTATACCGAGATTTTTGAAATGGTCGATGATTATGAGAATGAATTTAAATTGGCAGCTGCAAATACTGCTCTGCCGGACAAACCTGATTATAAACGAATTGAAGAGTTGATGCTAGATATTTATAGTACTACATTACCCTGACTCCTATATGTTCTTGCAGTTACCTTTTAGGTGTAAGTGGAGAGCATATAGGAAAGGTAATCATTCTTAAAGAAATCTATTCATTATTTAGGTATGATGGGAACCCATAATTCATCTTTAGGGTTATGATCAGGTGCATAAAAGCACTCAATGCATGGAAGATTAGCAAGTTCATAGCCTGAAGTCGGAATCCATTCTGTATATAAACGTTTCCAAGCTTCCACAGTATTTGGGAACACCGCCCATGTACTCGGTGGAATTACAATAGCCTCCATTCCTTCTTTAACCTCTCCATCGTACCTTACTCCCATAAAGTAATCAAATTCTTCATGGTTTATGGTTGCCTGCTTTCCACAAATTCCCAATATACTTTCCAGTTTACATTTTGGGTTTTCCCAAGACATATCAACAAGTGTCTGAACAAAACCCTCCTTCACAGCTTCTTCCCAAAGAGCAGGGATTATTTCAAACCCTCTCCTTGTTTCAACAGTTTTCTTTTTACCAATAATCCTTAATTCAAAATCCAAATTTTCAATCCTATACTCCATCTCGGTTTCTCCTTTAATAGATATTTGAAAGGATATTCGAGGAAAGGCCTTTAACTGTACCCCCTTATCACGAGCATTGGACGGATTTATCCCATGTAGCTTTTGAAAAGCCCGTGAAAACGAGTCCGCAGAGTCATATCCGTATTTTACGGCTACGTCAATAATGCGAATATCACTTCTTTGAATTTCAAACGCAGCAAGGGTTAACCTCCTTCGCCTGATATATTCCGACAGGGAAACATCCGTAATAGACGAAAACATCCTTGAAAAGTGATACTCCGAACAACATGCAGCTTGAGATACCTTCGAATAATCTATCTCACCCTCAAGATTACTTTCTATGTAATCCAATGCTTTGTTAATTCTATTTAGCCAATCCATTTGCTCTCCCCTTTCTATATCAATTTTATACAGGATGAAAAAATACTGCCCGACATTTCTTGTACGAAGATGTCGGGTAAAATTTTATTTGTTTTACCATTTTAACATATAAAACCCCCTTAACCGAAAATATAATTTCCAGCTAAGGAGGTAAAATATATCGCTGATTTATTTTATTCCATACTGCTTCTGAATTGATTCAAACAGACTTGCATACTTGGAATTCTTTTTATAAAATGCAGGTGTGAAGCCCATTCCTGCCTCCACTGTAACTGTTCCGCCCTCATACTCCTTACCTGTCCAAAGGTGAACCCACTGGTCATTTGGAAGATAAACCTCCCATTCCCGTGCATCAGGCAAATATACAGGTGCAATCAACATATCTTCTCCGAATAAATATTCGGTTTGAATATCATATGTTTTTTCATCATTTTCATAATGTAAGAACAGTGGCCTTTGTACAGGTAGTCCTGAAGCTGCATTAATACTTACAAGACTCTTTATATATGGTGCCAGCATAGTATAGATTTCCGTCAGTCTCGCAAACTGCTCCAAAGTATCTGCATCATCATAATACTGGAAGTTTTCCTCAGGCCTGTTTCCTTCATGAGTTCTCATTACAGGAGTAAATACAGCCATTTCAGCCCATCTTAAAAATACTTCCTTTGTCCTGCAATTATTAAACAGGGAGGTATAACCGCCGATATCACTATGATGCAGGCCACATCCGCTCATTGCAGCACTGAGTGCACCGCAGATTACAGTAACCAGACCATCGTGCATTGAGAAATCCACACTTTGATCCCCTGCCCACAGCAGTGTACAGTATTTTTGAGAACCGGCTCCTCCTGCTCTCATAAAGTATACTATTTCCCCAAGCTTTCCTGTTTCTACAAGAGCTTCGTAGTTGCATTTTGCCCAAAGGACAGGCCAGTGATTGTGTTCTATCATCGCCGGAGAGCCATTGTATAACTGTAAATCTGTAGGTAGGTATTCCCCGAAATCAGCCATCCAACCATCTATTCCAAATTCAATAATATGTTTTTTTATCAGCTCTTTAAACCATTCATAAGCCTTGGGATTTGTAAAATCTACAACACCGCAGTCAAACTCTCCAAAATCCACAAGATAATCATTTCCGTCAAGAGACTTAGCGAAATATCCCTTTTCCTTGCCTTCCTTATACAAATCTCCCTCTTTTACAAGGTACGGGTTGTTATAAGCAAGGAATCTGATATTTTTTGCTTTATATTCCTTAATTTTTTCAGGCAACTCAGGATACATTTCCTGATTCCACTTCCAGTTCCAGTTAAGGCGCTTACCAAATGAAGTGATTCTCTTTCCCGCCCAATCCTGACACCAGACACCTGAGACTTTAATCCCATTTCTAAGAGAACGGTCAACAAGAGCGAAAGAGCGTTCTGTGCCTCCTTGAAGCCCAAGGATTGCCCCATTATATATCCAGTCAGGCAATTCTACCTGTCTTCCAAGAAATCCGGTGAGCTTTTCAAGCAACTCAATATAGGTAGGTGCGGCTTCAATCCTAATCTGCTTTGGCACTTCCCATATTTGCAATTCATGAAAAGCTTTGTTTTTGAAGTTAAAATCCGCATAAGCAGTTGAATCAACATGGAGGTAATAGTGTTTGGTTGATACGTAAGTAGGCTGAGGATAATTAGTATTGTAATAGTCTCCTCCGGCTTTATTCTCCACATCAGACCTCCAGGTTACATAGGTAGTTTTATCCCTGCCCACACCCGGCTCCGACGTCCAGAGCGGAAAATTTCTCCCTCGCAGATTAAAATAGGACATCTGCTCTCCGCAACCGAAACATTTTTCGTTTTCATCGGCATCTATTCTAATCCAAAATCTGTTGATTTTATCATCTTTCTTTTCAAAGTCCATCAAGAACCTATTATCTTCGATTTTAATATTAGCCGTTAATTTATTTTCAAAATTTAATGAATATCCATTGTTAATTTTTTGTATAGTAAAACTCTTTAATGGATATCTTTCAATTACATAATCCTTGATATCAAAGTTTCCTCTATACATCTCCACAGTTTCATTGCCATACCCTATATAAATAGACGGATTTTCTGCCGTGTGATGAATAATACATTTATCCTGATATAATAGCTTAAAGCCATCATTTAGTTTAACTAGTTCCATTATTTCTCCTCCAGGCATATTTTTCGCGAAAATCAAAGTATTAACCCTTTACAGCACCACTTGTCAAACCCGATATAACCTGTTTCTGGAATAACATGTATCCAATAATACTAGGAGCTATACTGATAATAATTGCAGCGTACATAGAAACGTAATCTGTAGTAAACTGGTTTGTAAAATATCTGATACCTATCTGTATAGTTTTTGTAACCGGTGATGAAGTAAGAAGATTCGCATATACGAATTCATTCCAACAGGTTATAAATTCAAAAGTTGCCGCTGTTACCAAACCTGTTTTAGTTAATGGTAAAATCATTTTAAAGAATCTTCCGTAAAATCCGCTTCCGTCAATATAAGCGGCTTCTTCTATTTCAGCAGGGAAGCTGGCCATAAACCCACGAATAATAAAGGTTGAAATAGGTAATCCGATTGCAGCGTAAAGAATAATTAATGCACCTAAAGAATCTACCAGACCCATTTTACTGAATATTGAAAAATAAGGAACCATAAGTGCATTAAGAGGAACAAGTACACCTACTGAGAATAATGTAAATATGACTTCTCTACCTTTAAACTTGAAACGAGATAAACAGTATGAAAGCATAGCGGCAATCAGAACGTTTATCACTGTAGCTGTTACAGCAACAATAACAGAGTTTGAAATCATTCTGCCTAGATTTGCTTGTTGAAATGCATTTACATAGTTCTGCCATTGTGGTACCGCAGGTAAGGAAAATGGATTATCGAAATATTCCGCATTAGTTTTCAATGATGTAATAAACAGCCATAATAGTGGAAACAATGTATATACTGCAAAAAATATGATTAAAACCCATTTAAAAAACGATGTTAAGTAATCTTTGATGTTCTTTTTATCTCTTACAATTGACTGAGTAGTTTTCGCTGACATATTTCTCCTCCTTTACTCCTTATTTAATTTAGCAAATACACCACGAATGAGTAAGATAACAAAGGCTCCTGTTAATATAAGCATAACGCTGGAAGCATTTGCTCCACCATAGTTATTTGTTTTCATCTGATTGTACAGATAAAGTACAAGCACGGAAGTTCTGTTTGCAGGTCCTCCATTTGTTAACAGATATACCTGTTCAAACGTTCTTAATCCGAAAATCATAGCCAATGTTACACAAGTCTGAAATGAACCTTTGATTAAAGGTATTGTGATATGAATATGTTGTCTTATTCCGTCAGCACCATCAATTTGGGCCGCTTCATAATAGCTTTCATCAATATTGGTTATATCCGCCAACATTATAACCATATAATAGCCGATGTAAAATACCCAATAAATCAGCATACACGGAAAAGCAGTTTTTACTGTACCAAGCCAGTTTGTTGCATATTCACCAAGACCTATGGCTCTCAGCAAACCGTTAATCAAACCGAATTCGCTGTTGTACATTGCTGCCCATAACATGGCGAGAGCAATTCCCGAAATAACCTGTGGCAAAAAGTACACTGTTCTGAAAAATTGCCAACCTCTTGGTTTCTTTGATA of the Ruminiclostridium papyrosolvens DSM 2782 genome contains:
- a CDS encoding carbohydrate ABC transporter permease; the protein is MEVKKHDIKNICIFILPGLALFTLFFIIPVGYVSITSLFEWNGITSPIFKGLYNYRDIFSDKVFWRSVKNNVLWAVVAGGVQVPLAMLMALILSKKPRGWQFFRTVYFLPQVISGIALAMLWAAMYNSEFGLINGLLRAIGLGEYATNWLGTVKTAFPCMLIYWVFYIGYYMVIMLADITNIDESYYEAAQIDGADGIRQHIHITIPLIKGSFQTCVTLAMIFGLRTFEQVYLLTNGGPANRTSVLVLYLYNQMKTNNYGGANASSVMLILTGAFVILLIRGVFAKLNKE